The stretch of DNA TGGAGAACGAGTCCCTGTGGGGGAACTCGTACTTCCCACAGGAAACAGCCGCCTGGCTAAACAAAACAATAGCCTTGTTTATGCCTGACACAAAacactatactctctctctctttctgccagcaattccctctctttttctcgctCCTTCCACTTACTTCACTACATAGGCTCTTCAAGTGTCGCCCGTAATGGCAAGCAAGCGAGCAAACAGCAACATGACTTGCCTGCTGAAGGGTGGGACGAGTCTTCACACAGCATCTGagccccacctctctctctctctttctctctctctcacacacacacacacattttcccaaAGATAGTATAGACCATGCAACTTGTAATTAAGGCTGAACAGATGTAAATGTACTGGCCCCCTGCACGTCAGCAACTATCCGCCATTCAAACGCCACCCTGTGTTTACACCCTCACGGcgatgggagggagggagagagagagagagagagagagagagagagagagagagagagagagagagagagagagagagagagagagagagagagagagagagaaggaaagggagagagagtttgcCAGACTGCTGCCTACACTGTTCTGGCGTGATCGAACATATCTTATCTTTACACAAGTCCTGCAGGATGCGGGGGAGCCTTTATAGTGGGTGCGAGTACAGACATGTGCTGGAATCTGCCCATAAAATCTAATAACCACTGAAACTATAGTCCTTCCCTGACGATGCTcgctcacacagagagagaccctGCTGTGATTCTTGACCTTTCGCTGGGCCTGTTTAATAATGGATGACGCGCGCGGATGTATGTTTTAAACTGGTTCAACTGCCCTCTACCCGGCAGGAGGGGGGCAAGAGTGACATTTCAGATGGTCTGTTTGCTTAGAGCttgtggagagaggggaggagagatagagagagggagagatagagagagagagagagagagtgtgtcacacacacacacacacacacacacacacacaacacagacaaaatGGGAGGCAAACTCACACGTGTGCCCTCTACAAAGGCCTCAAGACAAAAACAGAGACCAGAAAAAGCAGAGGTTTCAGTCAAGGAAATTGGAAATAGAACAGATCTATTTCTGAAATCTGAATGTTAAAAAAGATGGCCACTGATTGTATTTGAGGGGCAAGGCACTCACTGTCAGCTAGTATGCATGCACATGGGTTTTCAGCTTgcacttaatgtgtgtgtgtgtttgtgtgtgtatgttgtaagTGAGAACATGTTGATATAAAAATCGTTTGATGCTGACAAAAAAGGCATGGCTTTAAAATGGCTTGTTAAATGTAACTTTATGCCTTCTTCCTCATTTCAGGAATTGGTATGCCTCAggccccaccccctctctacACACTGTTTACCTGCTACAGGCTACTGCGGCCGACACGTTAGCTagcttgtctgtttgtttgcaaAGAATTGTCCCACCCCAAATACTCAGAATTGTTTATATATCCATATGGCAGTCATAAAGGACTGTAGCGTAAATTCACTTACTGAGGCTGTGATCGGTTGAATCAAAGCAGAAATCCTCGGCCATAACACTTATTTCACTCATGATATGTCTTGTAATACATAGCAGACATCATACAGACATGTTTGCAAGGTTAAAACCCGGAGATGATCTTTAATAGAGACTGAATCAGGGAATGTCCCCAACCAACCCAGTGCAGTCACTCCAGCACAAGAGCTCCAGCGTGCCCCTACAGTGATAAAAATCAGCTTGTCACCATCTTGGCTGCCAAAACATTGAGGGCCTGAAACTGCACCAGAACTTGTTGGCTCTAttttgggtctctctctctttctctctctgtgtgactaGGTCACACTCTGATATAAAACAGAAGCTGGCTTTTCCACCAACACATACATGGAAAGACAGTGAGAAGAATACTTGAAGTATTCTAAATGAAGATGGACTTTAAAGGGATATACTGTGGCAATTAGGGCCTACAAAAGCACGTGGTTATGAGTAGCCTAATTATTACGATGTAATTAATTagtagaagaggagaggagagaggcaggcaAAGGAAAAGCGAGGAGTGGAGTGCTGTGGAAATATTTTGGCTGCGTGTGTGAAGGTCATATGTAGACTCCCAAGTCTGTCCTACTCATCGCTTCACCGCAGCCACTGATGCACGGGAAACCAATTTGCGCAAGAcagcaaaaaaagagagatcctactctcgctcactcactctctctctctctctcaaacacacacacacacagtgacaattatgtgtgtgtgtgtgcgacagagagagagatggaggatgacTCTGTAAAGTATAAAGGGGAACAAGAGCAAAATGCACGATAAATAGTTTGAATAAGACTGATGCTAGAGGACATCTGAAATACATTCAGTTAAGAAGCTACAGTAGCTGCATAACACTCCACCGCACGTGTGCACGCATCTGACTTAGTAGCTTCATTTGGGCAAAGTGATGCTGTTGCTAGGGCAACTCATCAATTAGACCTTGGTCTTCGCTAAGGAGTAAGAGCAAGATTTTATTAAAAAGGAAGGGCGAGGTAGGGGGACAAATCAACATTATGAATCTTGCCTTACCGTGTCAGAATGCAAGTCTTGCTGCTGGCACAGGCGATAGAGGAAGGAGGTCTGTTCTTTGAGCAGTGTCTGTCGTGTTGTGAGGAAAACTGTGCCGCCAACATTGAGCCGAACCCATTTGCCATTGTTTCCGCTCGCTGTGTTGATTCCTGACCCGTTGCCGATGGTTTGCGTTTCAGCGCCGCTGGTCTCTGTCGTGGACGAAGCGGTAGTCGTACTGTCGGTCCCTTCGCtgtctttgttgttgttattgttgttattattattgtttgcgTTAGCAGGGAGCGATGAGGTTTCTGATGTAGCCTGGGACACCGCTATTCGTTTATCTTCTGTTGCCatgaggagagagaaatggcaAAGATGCGATGTGTATAAAGACGAACTGCTTCCACTCGCGGCAGAACACTTTTGTCACTTGCAACCTCCTCCAACGCTGACTCGCCATCGACTGCACATCACTCCACCTAGTATCCTGTTTATGCAGTGCCGTGGTGCATTGTGGTTGTTGAAGTTTCATAGCCTGTTGAAACCTGGACCTCGAGAACTCTTTACAAATGTTCACTATCACAACTAAGAGTGACCTGAATCAAACCTAAAATTAACCAAGATTTCATGGATCAGGACAAAAATCATTGCAATGCAAAACAATCACCTTTTTATTTTGAGACCAATCTTGTGATAGGCAATTGCAGGTTATCCTTTTATATGTAAACAATAATAGCAAGGTTAAGGCTGCCACCATGTGCAAACATTCAAATctaaattcatttttttttttatcaaaatcAAAATGTCACTTAGAACCTATCTCACTGTTAGTGTTAATGCTTTCTAACACTATAACACATTATTAGCAGAACCAGATTACCAGATAATTAatgtaaacaataaataaatgagtCTAAAACAATCTAAACATGGATGGAAAAAATCCAGACAAAACAGGCTATTACAACATCAGAGAGAAACTAATCCACTCGCACAGCAGGTATCTTGGTGGATCATTGTACAGCATATGGTGGATAATCCCTGATTTACCCCAAAGCGGTATAAAATTCAGCAAAAACAAAGACCTGAGTTTTTGTCCTTTACCGTGTAGATATGCAGTGCAAAACTACTAACTTAACCCAATTAGTATTCCATTGTGGGAGTATTTTGCTAATAGCCGATCATTTCCAGGATTCCAGGACCAATGCCTATTAATTTTTACTATCCCAGTGACTACCTGCAGTGTATCTTCACTGTGCATGGCTTCAGTTAACTAACGAAGTGAAGCCAGATATAACATATAACACAATGTGTCACACACAATGACTATAATACACTCATTGGTCATACAttggtatatatatacactcacacacacacacacacacacacacacacacacatacctatatATATACCAATGTATGACCAATGAGTGTATTATATAGTCATTGTGTATATAAAATAGTCATTTGGTGTGACCAGTGTAATGTCTCTTCCATAAGATGGGCCACTGGGAGCTGGAGTCTATAGTGGACTAGGTCAGGGTGTGAACAGAAGGGGCTGCATGGTAACAAAGCTGAAGTTGTACATCTGTGGAAGGCCCATGTGAGAGGTGCGGTTGAAGCGTTCCCAGGAGAAGGGGGGAAGTCCACCCTGTGTGGGGGGTCCACTCACTGCTTCAGCAACAAATTTCTGCGCATGAAGATAGTCGGTCACCTGTCAGGACAAGCAGGGAGGATTTAATATCACATATGGTGGTCCCTTATtaactcacagtgtgtgtgtgtgtgtgtgtgtgtgtgaaacaggtTTTAATAAATGAATGATATTCTCAAAGAATTTAGTTGGGCCACTCTGCCTTAGTGTCATAACAGCCTGTAGGATGCGGTCTCCTAATCCTTAAATCATTGCGACAGCAGATGGTTTTGCAGGGGTGTCCCTTGGCATATGGATCTTTTTTGTAGTCTGAAAAGACAATGGCAACGAATTGGTATTGAAATGGCATGAATTGCAATGGCAATGCAATTTCATTAATTGTACCAAGGCCCTGAAACATTTCATACTCAGCATAATGCATAATGGAATACACTGCATTGTTATAAAGGTATTGAATAGCACCCACTATTGTATCGCATGATATGTTTCATGGAGGCCCAGCTAAGGACTCTGCCCTGATCCCTGCGGAAGATCTTGGCTCTTGGGCAGAGGTCATAGGAGTAGTCTTCCCCCAATTGGCTCCACATCAGTTCATAGCCACTCAGGTTGTAGATATCCCGATGAAAAGGCACATTGTAGGACGCCCAGTATCCTTGTTGAAATGTGTAAAAACAGCTGTATTACAACATTGGCACTGACACTTGGAAAATAAAAAGCTGATTTCCCCAAATAATCGAAAGCGCATAgggaataagtataagtatagtatatatactcttttgatcccatgagggaaatttggtctctgcatttatcccaatccgtgaattagtgaaacacactgcacacagtgaacacacactaatccaggcgCAGTGatctgcctgcaacaacagcggcgctcggggagtagtgaggggttaggtgccttcagccgtggcctaccggtcggggttcgaaccggcaaccctccggttacacgTCCGAAGCGCtagccagtaggccacgactgcccccaaACATATATTAACAATATATGATATTATCATCACACTGACTAGACCGTCATGGTAGCTGTTTTACAATGCTAAATTAATTAAAGTTGacacaatgtaaaaataaaaaccTTGACCATACCTTGTCGGAGAGCCTGGGTCTGATCTGAGGAAACCACCAGACCAGGGATCTGCTCGACCACAGTCAGAGCCCCATCATCAATCTTTCTGCCCAACGTCACTCTGTTCAGGTCTACCACCATGTACTGGTTATTATAGGTGCCTTTGAGAAAGAGGCAAAGCCTGGATGAGGACGCAGTGTGCTGAAAATCTAAGTCTCATCTACTCTAATCTACAGTGTCATGCTCAGTTCATGAAAACCAAGAGAAACCAATATCTTTATAAAAACTGTCCTTACATAAGATGCAAATATAGAGTATAGTATCTCCATATTACAtcattctgctcttataaataTTACAGCTCTTAAGTACTCTTGGAGACAAGGAATAATAATATCATGTCAACACTTTctttttcctacattttgtatTCAGCAGTAGGTACTTATGCCAAACCTATAAGGCATTAGGTTAATGTCCAACGTGTAACATACCATACCTGTCACTCACCTGAGTTATACTTTGAGAAAATACTAGCCCAGTGTTCACCAGTCCGTGCCATGGCGTTAGCCAAGCGCACCCTCTGCCATGCGAGCAAGCTCTGTGGCGTCAccgaggagaagagggagttgTTGTAGACGCTGTTTGTGGTCTGGGTCATGAGCAGCCCGCTGCCCAGCAGGTAAAAGTCGTCGAGCGACGTCAGAAGGCCTGCGTTGTCAGAGTGCATCGTTAAAAGGCCCACCACCAACATCTCGCAGCTTCACCCGCACCCAAAGCATCCAGTCATCTCCGCTTAATTACCAGGGTAGCTGCTGAAGGACATCTTGCCCGTGGCTACGTCTGCACTGGACAGTCTAAGGTCCCAGTGCTTGTAGATGCGCATGGAGGCAGCGTATGTATACCAGCTCGAGTGAGCAAATAAGAGGTTTTCATAGCCTGGTAACATCTGACAGTAAGAGGATGCATCGAGGTAAGAGAGAATTCAGGGAGGAATTTTTAAACATCACATTGACTACAATTCATCTACCAAATCGTGGATATATGTTTTCATAGCACATATCATAGCTAGATGCAGAGAATATATAAGCaatgcaaaataaaacataaacataaaacaaataccCTCCACTTTAATGCATGCTACATTACACTGTGAATTATACATGCATGACATCATTTATCTAAATGGTGTTATGCCTTACAAAAAACACATTCTGATCATTCTGACCCATGTGAATCACTATGAACAAAATAGTAGTAGTGAAGTGTGTTATGAGCTTCTGACCTTGATGAGAACTGAACAGTGACCCATGGTTGGTTTGCTGAATAAGTCAGAGAGGCTGAATCTGCGTGATCTCAGGACTGGGACTAAGTCCAGTAGGTCCCCAACTGCATTGAGGAACTGTATGGCAAACATAGACAGCGACTACAACCGTACAGAAAATTAAGAAGCAGGTtaacataacacacatacagtacatgcagacTCACTTTTACAAGTGAAAACACTGTAAagtaaattatttaaaaaataaagtaaatCATTTTCATCACTGATTCACTAAAAATGAGCATTGTGATATGAATGCATATAGCGTGGGACAGTTATCGTACctgtctctgctgtttttttgcCCAGTCCGCTGCACCCGCTTGGAGCCCGTCCAACTGGGCAATAACCAGTCCTGCATGCTGCCACAGGGGGTCATTCTTGTTCTGCTTCACTTGCTCTCTGGTCCATGCATCCTGCTCTCTAACAACAGAAGGCGCAGaagttaataaaaaaaatattttgctgGTGCCATCTGAACAATGACAGTTGTACAGTTGTAGTATATCCTACAACCTCTATCAGATAAAACATTATCAGATAGAAATATTGAGGCGATAGCACACATCATAATGAACTAACTGTATTTGCATTTCCATATTCATAATGGTGCCTCAACGCAAATAATATTTCTGAGTTCATCCTCTCAAATATCTTACCTCAGAAAATTTCTCAAGGGTGCCAGGACTCGCTTGTCCTTTATCAGCTGAGGGTACATGTTAATGTAATGACTGAACATCTGCCTACAAAAGTACAAAAAGACAAAACTGCTACAAAACCGGGGACATGAGTTTAAAGCATAGCTGCAAACTATCTAGAAAAAATACTTACTCTGCAGTGAGGTGACCTTCCAGGTATCCAGCTATGAAAAATGTGACCTCATCTGGTTGGCGGATCTTTCCATACCCAGCTTTTATTTCTAGCACATTCCAGCCGGTGATGGACAAGCTGTCATTGAAGTATCCATAGGCATCCCCCATGCTGTCCATGATACCTTTTCTCAAATAAACTGTCTTCTGGGTAGCATCCCAATATACCGTGGCTCTCTGTATCTCTTGTAGATGCACAAAGCCACAATGGGATTTAAATCCTTCACCACATATGGACTGACAGACAATTAATGCTTCAGATATTATTCACATTCCTTGCAGTTTTATCACTGTCTTACAGAATGGGCCTCGGCTACTTAACCCTTGTAAGATGTCCATATTTTTGTTACTCAAACAATATTCCCGGGTCTGGTGCACCCACCACATTATTaggcttttaaatcaatacaTAGAAATTTAGGTAAAAATACTTAACAGGTGCTTACTTTCAATTACCAATGATATAGACATCATTTATGGTTCATATTTGCCATTTACCATTTCGATTATAAAAAGGTGGCATATTTGCCATTTGCCATTTCGATtataaaaaaggtaaaaaaaaaaacaggaacaaGATTTTGATCATTATTGGTGCTTATTTCTTAGAACTAAATCAGAACAGGTGAAAGTGcttgaaatgtaacaatttagTATGGGAATAGCAGGTGCAGGAAGACAACATTCCTGCAAACAGACAcctacactcagacacacatagatacaggcacagacacacacagagacgcacaaacacatagacacacatacacggcaGGCCCAGTTAGGAGGACATAGTTAaggtacaaccccaaaacagaaaaagttgggacgttgtgtaaaatgtgaataaaaacagaatgtaaaaatctgcaaatctcttaaactaatatttagttgcaaaaaggacacagagacatatatcaaatgttgaaaattacaaatttgactatttcatggaaaatttatgttcattttgaatttgataccagcaacatgtttcagaaaAACGTTGGAACGGGGGttacaaaatgctggaaaagttgtgtagcctaatgataaagaaaacaaaaggaggaatgtttcgcaactaattagggtaactggcaacacgattgggtatgaaaaggGGGTGCCGTGTGCAGTCATTATTGAACATATGTTAATTTTTATGTTATTCACTGAAAATGAGCCAAGGCCAATGAGTTTGAGTTATtagaaataataaatagcatatattttcttttagcaaacattgaaAACGGGTCCCACAGACCCGAACACCTTAAGGGTTAACATAATTGGCCAGCACTACTGTATGTTAATAAATCGTACAACGTATTCAAAGCAAATCATATTGCATCACCTTTTTTAAGGTAACGTCGGCCAACAGTCAATTCAGCTATAACACATTTGTATTTTCTATTCAGTAGAAGAGACAACGGGACAGATATGCGATAGCTGACTTACCAAGAATTCCTTGACAGGTGGCAGCCAAGACGCACTGAATGATGATCAGGTTTTGACCACGCAAAGCTCCCATCGTGTCAGTTTTATTTAGCAAAAGTGTTAAGTCTAAGAAAAGTAGAGTGGACTATGTAGACTCACTAGGCCTACTAGGTTGCCTATAACCCAGTAATATAAAATTGTGGACACGCTACGTAAACCCCCAGGTCTAGGCTAAGTTATAGGTGCTACTGAGGGCGTATTAGGATTTGTAGCTGTGAGAGGATTGGAGGATCTGAAACCTCAATTCATTCAATTGGCTGGCACTCGAAGCATAGATTTCATTCAGGATGTCGCCGTCATTGAATAATACAAACTCAAAACCCACCCCTTCTGATCATTCTCCAACTATTTTGTTACAGGGTTGGTGGATAGCTATTGTAACTCCCGAGTTTGATCTCAAAGTCATATGATCAGTGATGTATGATATTTCTCCGTTTTCTTCTTCATATAATGGAAAAGTAtttcaccccagatgggactcgaacccacaatccctggcttaggaggccagtgccttatccattaggccactggggctgtGCGACATGCTGCATGCGAACAATGCTATTTATAGTTATTCGAACATAAATATTTTAAATGTCATAATAGGAATAATTTGTCtccgttattattattatgaatcGACACTAACGAAACACGTGGCATGTAGAGCTCATGGTCACACATGTAATGCTATCTCCGTCAAATTGTAACAAGAAATCGGCCACATTGTTACTAAGACTTGCGCTGTCACATGTTGGCGTCAGTGCACATGCGCGGTAACCAAGGAAAGTTGTGGTTGCTTCCGTCGCTGTGTACACAATAACTATTAGCTGCTAGGACTAGCTAGTCACACGGAGGTCTTACTTATATGCGTACAAATAGGCTCATAGTCCTTCTGTAAAACAGATAATTGGAGTGTAACACAAAGTCTTAATCGTGTGGCATTTGGTGTTTCATTTGTTTCAAAGACCAAACCTTGGGTAAGGCTAAAAATCAAACAGACAGAAACCATTCGGAtaaataacgttaacgttaatgttaatgttaacttaGCTAGCATCTgataactaacgttaacgtgaCAACCTAACGATAACTTTGCCTTGTCCGTTTTTTTGTGACTGTCGTAAGGTTACTAAAATGCAACGCCAGTTCTTTAACTGTTAATCATATTGGTATTTCTACACATGTTGCatattaacgttaacgttagcatacTCACTGTTACCAGCGAAGCCAAACCAGAGTAACTAACATGATTTGCAAGTTAGTTAAGATTTAGGATCAGTTGTTCCAACATAGTTTTGCAACCTACTAAATTAGACAGCTGTTACTGACGTATTACTGTGAATATATCCAGAATTGACCAACCGTGACCCTGCTATCCTGATTTGGATCTTGGCTAACACTATTCACTGCCACATCCACTGCCTTTTGGTTTCAGAAATCATGCCTCTTTTTGGAAACACATTTAGCCCTAAGAAGACACCCCCTCGCAAATCAGCGTCGTTGTCCAACCTACATACGGTTAGTACAAACGCA from Alosa sapidissima isolate fAloSap1 chromosome 24, fAloSap1.pri, whole genome shotgun sequence encodes:
- the LOC121700079 gene encoding phospholipase B-like 1 translates to MGALRGQNLIIIQCVLAATCQGILEIQRATVYWDATQKTVYLRKGIMDSMGDAYGYFNDSLSITGWNVLEIKAGYGKIRQPDEVTFFIAGYLEGHLTAEQMFSHYINMYPQLIKDKRVLAPLRNFLREQDAWTREQVKQNKNDPLWQHAGLVIAQLDGLQAGAADWAKKQQRQSLSMFAIQFLNAVGDLLDLVPVLRSRRFSLSDLFSKPTMGHCSVLIKMLPGYENLLFAHSSWYTYAASMRIYKHWDLRLSSADVATGKMSFSSYPGLLTSLDDFYLLGSGLLMTQTTNSVYNNSLFSSVTPQSLLAWQRVRLANAMARTGEHWASIFSKYNSGTYNNQYMVVDLNRVTLGRKIDDGALTVVEQIPGLVVSSDQTQALRQGYWASYNVPFHRDIYNLSGYELMWSQLGEDYSYDLCPRAKIFRRDQGRVLSWASMKHIMRYNNYKKDPYAKGHPCKTICCRNDLRIRRPHPTGCYDTKVTDYLHAQKFVAEAVSGPPTQGGLPPFSWERFNRTSHMGLPQMYNFSFVTMQPLLFTP